DNA sequence from the Halobacterium sp. DL1 genome:
TCAAGGCGAGCCTACTCGACGGCTCGGCGACAGTTGACGCTACCTGTAGCCCCACTCGGATGTGGCGGGCCGCGCTACGATTCCCGTGGCGGAGTCACGCCCCGCGGCGCTCGCAGAGAACTCACGCTCGCAGCGCGATGAAACGCGCTGCTTGGTGGTGAGTCCACAGAGAAACGCCGGGACTGGGATTTGAACCCAGAACCCCGTAAGGGGACACGCTTTCCAGGCGTGCGCTTTGCCATTCGGCCATCCCGGCCCACTCTACCGTATCTCGGTCCGGCGTTTAAACCCTTCTCTTCGGCGTCAGTACACCGCGTCGTGGAGGGCGTAGGAGGTGACGGACGCGGCGGCGAAGACCGCCAGGGCGACGCCGAGCGTCGGGAGGAAGCCGATGCCGCGCTCCGCGACGAGGAGGTACGCTTGCGCGAGCACGAGGAAGGCGAGCGCGCCGACGAGGCCCCAGAGGAGGCTCCCTCTCGTGCGCGCGTCCATGCCTAGTTCTGCGTGGCGATGGCTTCGATCTCGACGCCGGCCCCCTTCGGGAGGTTGGCGACCTCGACCGCGGAGCGGGCGGGCGGGTTGTCCTGGAAGTACTCCTTGTAGGCGTCGTTCATCTCGTCGAAGTCCTGCATGTCGTCCATGAAGACGGAGACCTTCAGCACGTCCTGCATCGTGAGCCCCTCGTCCTCGAGGATGGCCTTCACGTTCTCGAGGCTCTGGCGGGTCTGAACCGCGATGGCCTCGTCGTCGAGGAGGTCGCCCTCCGGGGTCATGGGAATCTGGCCCGCGGTGAACACGAGGTCGCCGTCGGTCGTCGCCTGGCTGTACGCGCCAACCGCGGCCGGCGCGTCGGGGGTGTCGATGATGCGCTTCATACTCTGTCGCTCTCGTGCAGACCCCTTAAACCCACGTAGTCCGGCGCTCTCTCACCCGACAGCGCGCAGTCAGTTCTGCGGGCGCGGACCGTTCAGCACTGTCACCTCGAACCCCTCCTCGCGGATGCGGTCGAGCAGGCCGTCGACGTGTTCGGGGCCGCGCGTCTCGAGGTCGAGTTCGACCTCGGTGGCGTTCATCGCGATGTCGCGGTTCGTACGGTCGTGCTGGATGGCGTAGATGTTCACGCGCTCGTCGGCGACGACGTCCAGCAGGTCGTTGAGCGACCCGGGACGGTCTTTCAGGACGGTCCGCACCTTCACGTAGCGGCCCTGGTCGACGAGGCCGCGCATGATGACCGTGGTGAGGAGGTTGAGGTCGATGTTCCCGCCGCAGAGCGCGGGCACGATCGTCTCGCCCTCCTCGTAGTCGAACGTGTCCTCGAGGACCGCCGCCAGCGGTGTCGCACCGGCGCCCTCGACGAGCGTCTTCCCGCGCTCGAGCAACAGGACGAGCGCGGTCGCTATCTCGTCGTCGGAGACCGTGACGACCTCGTCGACGCGCTTGCGGATGACGGGGAACGTCCGCTCACCGACCCGTCGGACGGCGATACCGTCCGCGATGGTGTCGACGGAGTCGACGCTCTGGGGTCCCCCTTTGTCGAGGGAACGAGCGACGGTGGAGGCGCCCTCGGCCTGCACGCCAACCACGCGAACGTCGGGGTCGTGAGCCTTCACCGCGGTGGCGATGCCCGAGATGAGGCCGCCGCCGCCGATGGGGACGACGACGGTGTCGAGGTCCGGGAGGTCGTCGACGATCTCGAGGCCGAGCGTCCCCTGCCCGGCCATGATGTACTCGTCGTCGAAGGCGTGGACGTACGTGCGGCCCTCCTGCTCCTCGAGTTCGTGGGCGTGGGCCTGTGCTTCGTCGTAGTCGACGCCGTGGAGCACGACCTCTGCCCCGTAGCTCTTGGTCGCCTTGATCTTCGATATGGGGGCCGCCTCGGGCATCACGACCTTCGAGTCGACTCCCGACCGACTGGCAGCGAGTGCGACGCCCTGGGCGTGGTTTCCGGCGGAGGCGGTGACGACGCCGGCGGCCTGCTCCGCGTCGCTGAGCGTGCGGATGCGGTTGGTGGCGCCCCGTATCTTGAACGAGCCCGTGCGCTGGAAACACTCCAGTTTCAGGTGGACATCCGCGCCCGTCAGGTCGGAGAACGTGTGGGAGTAGTCCAGGGGGGTGTGCCGGGCGACGTCCGCGACGCGGTCGCGGGCCGCCAGCACGTCGTCGAGTTCGATCATGTCTGCGGCTACGCGGCAGTCGCTGTTAACGGTTGGTGATGTCGCCCCCAAGGAATGGGGAAAACCAGCGTGTGACGACTGGACCGAAAGCCGGGACGGTAATAAAACCGAGCAAAGCGGAGTGAAAGTGAAACTGGGCTGCCGAAAGACCGACACGCACTTTCCGACCGACTGCGACGGACCACCGTGTACTCGCGACTGCGGACGGTGTGGCGCCGCGTCTTCGCACTCGCGTGGCCGGTGATGGCCGAGCAGACGCTGCGCACGCTGATGCGGACGGTGGACGTCGTCGTCACCGCCGCAATCTCCCCGGCAGCCGTCGTCGCCGTCGGTCTCGCCGACCTCTACGCCCGGTTCCCGCTGCGCGTCGGCCTCGGACTCGGCGGGGGCGCCATCAGCCTCTCTAGCCAGGACACCGGCCGCGGCGCCACCGTCACCCGCGACGAGGCCATCACACAGGCCATTCTCCTCGGCGCGCTCGCCGGCCTCCCGTTCGCCGCGTTCGGCCTCCTGTTCGGTCCGGCGGCCATCCGCCTCCTGGGCGCGGACCCGACCGTCGTCGACCTGGGTGGCACCTACCTCGCCGTCGTCCTCCTCACCGCGCCCGCCCGCCACATCGCCCTCATCGCGGCGCGGTCGCTGCAGGGGACCGGTGACACCCGCACACCGATGTACGTCAACGCCGTCGCGAACGTCGGCAACATCGTCGGCAGTTTCGGCCTCGGGCTCGGTTACTTCGGGCTCCCGGAACTAGGCGTGCTCGGCGTCGGCGCCGCCACTGCCTCGGCGAACGTCTTCACCGCCGTCGTGCTCCTGGCGGCCATCGCCTCCCGCCACACCGCCGCCGGCTTCTCGCGCCCGCAGTCGACGGTCATCACGCGCCAGCTGCTCGTCGTCAGCGCGCCGAAGGCCGCCGAGGGGCTGAGCTCTGCGCTCGCGGAGTTCCCGTTCAACGCGCTATTGCTCGGGTTCGGCACGAACGTCAACGCCGCCTTCCAGATCGGGCGACGGGTCTACCAGCAGGTGACGGGTCCGCTCTCCCGGGGCTACAGCGTCGCCGCGAACGTCGTCGTCGGCCAGTCGCTCGGCGAGGGCGACCCCGACCGGGCGCGCTACGACGGCTGGGCGGTCGCCGCGCTCGGCCTCCTCACCGTCGGCACCGTCGGACTCCTCCTCGCGTACTTCGCCCGGCCGCTAGTGATGCTCCTCGACGACACCCCGGAGGTCGTCCGCTACGGCGTCTGGTTCGCCCGCGCCTACGGCCTCAGCGCCCCGTTCCTCGTCGTGTTCGTCGCGCTCTCTGGTGCGCTCCAGGGCGCCAGCGAGACGCGCGTCCCGCTGGTCGCTCGCGCCACCGGCATGTTCGGCTTCCTGCTCGGCTTCTCCTACCTCGCCGGCGTCGTCCTCGGCTGGGGCGTCACCGGCGCGTACTGGGGCGTCGCGCTTGCGAACGTCTGGATGGCCGTCGTCGTCACCGCCGGCTTCCACCGGGGCGACTGGGCGAGCAGGGCGGCAGCGATGATGGCGGAGCGGGTAGACAGTTGAATTTCCAGTAATCTCTGGATTCGGTTTTGTACCTTCACAGTCCACCATGTAGCAGTACCAGCCGATTCTTCCCGCCTAACCGAAACGCATAATTGAGAGTTTGCTCAATTGTTCTGCAATGGCACAAGCCACGGACCGACTACGCCGCTACCTCGACGACGAACTCGAGGAGTGCCGGAGCGAGGACGTCGAGCAGCGCCTCGACGAACTCGGCACCCTCGAGGCCGCTCTCGGCTCGGGCCGGGTCGAGGCGGAACTCGACGTGCTGTCGGCGCTCGCCAACGAGACCCGCTACACGCTCGTCCGCGTGCTCGTCGCCGCGGGCGAGGAGCTCTGCGTCTGCGAACTCAACGCGGTCGTCGACGTGACCGAGAGCGGCCTGAGTCACGCGCTCTCGGCGCTCGTCGACGCGGGGCTCGTCGAAGGCCGGAAGGACGGGCGCTGGAAGAAGTACCGGGCGACCAACCGCGCCGTCGCGCTCGTGACCGTACTCGAGGGGAGCGTCGGTGAGTGAGGTCGCCCACGACCACGGGCCCGACTGCGGCTGTGCCGACTGCGGCGAGCCGCGCTCGATGGACTTCCTCGACCGCTACCTCACCGTCTGGATCTTCGCCGCGATGGCCCTCGGCGTCGGCCTGGGCTACGTCGCGCCGTCGGTGACCGGGCCGATACAGGACCTCCACCTCGTGGAGATCGGACTCGTCGTGATGATGTACCCGCCGCTGGCCAAGGCGGACTACGGCCAGCTCCGGGCCGTCTTCAGCAACTGGCGCGTGCTCGGGCTGAGCCTCGTGCAGAACTGGCTCATCGGGCCGACGCTGATGTTCGGGCTCGCCGTCTTCTTCTTCAGCGGCCTCGTCCCCGGCCTCCCCGCGCGCCCGGAGTACTTCCTCGGCCTCGTGTTCATCGGGATGGCGCGCTGCATCGCGATGGTGCTCGTCTGGAACGAACTCGCGGAGGGCTCGACGGAGTACGTTACCGGGCTCGTCGCGTTCAACAGCCTCTTCCAGATTCTCACCTACGGCGTCTACGTCTGGTTCTTCGGGCTCGTCCTCCCGCCGCTGCTCGGGATGGACGCGCTCGTCGCCGGCATCACCACCTTCGACGTCACGCCCGCGCAGGTGTTCGGGGCCATCGTCGTCTTCCTCGGCATCCCGTTCCTTGGCGGCTTCCTCACGCGCTACGTCGGCACCCGGGCGAAGAGCGAACAGTGGTACGACGAGGAGTTCGTCCCCCGCATCGACCCGCTGACGCTGGTCGCGCTGCTGTTCACCGTCGTCGTGATGTTCGCCACGCAGGGCGAGACCATCGTCGCCACGCCCGGCGACGTCCTGCTCATCGCCGTCCCGCTCACCATCTACTTCGTCGTGATGTTCCTCGTCAGCTTCGGGATGGGGCGGGGCATCGGTGCGGACTACTCCACGACCACCGCCATCGGCTTCACGGCCGCCTCGAACAACTTCGAACTCGCCATCGCCGTCGGCGTCGCCGTCTTCGGCGTCGGCTCCGGCGTCGCGTTCGCGACGGTCGTCGGCCCGCTCATCGAGGTCCCGGTGCTGCTCGCGCTCGTCAACGTCGCGCTGTACTTCCAGGACCGCTACGACTGGAGCGCGCGCGGCGCCGCCGCCGACGGCACAGCCACTACCGACTGACTAAAATGTCCACTGAAGCACCCACCGACGACCGGACCCGCATCGCCTTCGTCTGCGTGCAGAACTCCGTCGCACCTGCGGCGCGACGTGCTCAGCACGGTGGGCGAGGGGTGACCGCGTGACCACCACCGTCGCCTTCGTCTGCGTGCAGAACGCGGGCCGTTCCCAGATGTCGGCCGCGTTCGCCGAACGGGAGCGCGAACGCCGCGACCTCGACGTCGAAATCATCACCGGCGGCACAGAGCCCGCCGACCACGTCCACGACGAAGTGGTCGCGACGATGGCCGACGCCGGCTTCGACCTCTCCGACCGGACGCCCCGCGAGATACCGCTCGACGAACTCCGCGCCTGTGACTACGTCGCGACGATGGGCTGTTCGACGCTCGACGTCGACGAGGTACGGGACGACGTCGACGTCCGGGACTGGGCGCTCACTGACCCCGACGGGAAGGACCCCGCCGCGGTCCGAGTGATTCGCGACGAGATAGCGGAGCGAGTCCGCGTGCTGTTCGACGAGGTGGCACGGGCGACGGAGACGCGTAGCCACGGCGAGCGGTCGGAGTAACGCGTTCAGTCGCTGCCAGAGATAGTCTGGTCACCGGACTGCTGCGCTGATTGTTCCTCGAGGTCAACCTGACCACTGCCGTCGACGGTGATGGCGTACCCCCGGTACGTCAGCGTCAGTGAGTCGACCTCACCGCTCGCTGGACCCGACTGCGAGGCGAAGAGCGCGTCGACGGCGTCCGTGTCCACGACGTCTGCGAGCGGCGGCGCGAGTTCGACTGGGTCGACGTCCTCACGGGCAGCGACCGCCCTCACCACCGCCATGCTCGTCGATTCGGCGCGCTCGTCGGTGGAGTAGTCGTCCGCCACGCTGACCCCACCGTCCACGATGTGCTTCTGGCGTTCCAGGTAGTCGAGGCGCTGCTCCGCACGGTACTTCTCGACGAGCGTGTGGACGTGCCGGGCGAGGACGGCGTACTGTCCAGTTCCGACTTTCTTCTGGTGGTACGCGTCCACCCCCGCGTTGACCGCTTTCGCCGCGATCTCCTCGGATCCCTTCCCCGTGAACAGGATGAACGGGAGGGCGACGGACTCCTCCCGGACCAGTTCGAGAAACTCCAGGCCGTCCGTGTCCCCCATCTCGTAGTCGCTCACCACACAGTCGACAGCCCGTTCCTGAATCCGCTCGAGGGCGTCGCCCGCCGAGGGTTCCGAGAGCACAGAGAGCGAGGAGTTACTGCGTTCCAGATACGTTCTCGCGAGTTCGCGAAACTGCGGGTCGTCGTCGACGTGCAGGACGGTGGTCGTGTTCTCTGTCATGTAATGCTGCCGCGCTTACCAGGCACAACCTAACCAGTTAGTAAAAATCTTTATACGGGATTATCACGCCTGAGAGATTCCGCAGCGAGCTTGAGGAACGCTACGTTGTTACGAAACGATTGGTCGAGCAATCGGGTCAGTGCCGAACAGTGCCCAGAAACAGAACGAGCCACGGTGTCCGAGGAATCGGAGCGGGACGGCGGGAGTAGTGCGGAAAGTCTCGTCCACCGGGTCTGCGGTTCCGGCCACATCCCTGGCGGTGGCTGGGCGCTGGACCGTCGTCACGCGGGCGTGGCCTGTTCGACGTTCGTGAACTCGAAGCGCGCACCGCCGTCGTCACCGTCGGTGATTCGCGTCTCCCAGCCGTGCGCGAGGGCGATCTGTTTGATGCTCGGAAGGCCGATTCCGGTCCCGCCCGCTTTCGTGGTGTAGCCGGGTTCGAACACCGCGGTTCGGTTCTCCGGGCGAACTCCCGGTCCGTCGTCCTCGACGAAGAACCCGTTCGCGAGCGGACCGACGCGGACGGTCCGCCCCTCACCGCCGTGCTCGACGGTGTTCCGGATGAGGTTCTCGAAGACCCGCAGCAACGCCATTTCGTCGGCCCGGATGCGCATCCCCGATTCGACGTCGCTCTTCGCGTCGTTCGTCTCCTGGGTCGCCCACGCCAGGTCGAAGACGTCGCCGACGTCGAGGTCTGTGACCTCGTCGACCACGCTCCCTGCTTTGATGGCGTCCGTCAGGTCGGCCAGGATGTCGGTCGCGCGCTGCAGCGAGTCCTCGACCGCCTCGAGGTTGGTACTGTCGCCCGTCTCGCGGGCCAGTTCGAGACGGCCGACCGCGATGTTCAGCGCGTTCCCGAGGTCGTGGGAGAGCACCCGCCCCAGCCCCTCTAGCTGGCGGATCGTCTCCGCCTGGTGGCGGTCCTTGACTCGTCGATTCGACTCGTCCGAGAGGACCGCGACGACCTGGTCCGAGGAGGGCGCGTCGTCCCACAGCGGCGCGGCGTTGATGGAGAGCCAGACGAGTTCGCCGTCCGGTCGCCGGATGCCGTGCTCGACGTCGAAGATGGGGTCGCCCGTCTCGGCGACCTGCCTGAACGGCAGCGCGTCGTCCGAGACCGGTTCCCCGTTCTCGTCGACGATCCGCCACTTGTCGTCGTTGAACGTCCGTTCCGCGATTTCGGCTTTCGACAGGCCCAGGGTGGTCTCGGCGAGTTTGTTCGACCGGATGATGCTGCCCTCGCCGTCGAGCACGACGACTGCGGCGGGGCTCAGGTCCAGCACGCGGTCGAGGAACGCGCGGCTCCGCTCGAGTTCGTGTTCGGTGCGGTAGCTCCGAACGCTGTTCTGTATCCGGTTGCCCAGCACCTCGTACTGCTCGGTCCCGCTGCTCTT
Encoded proteins:
- a CDS encoding arsenic resistance protein gives rise to the protein MSEVAHDHGPDCGCADCGEPRSMDFLDRYLTVWIFAAMALGVGLGYVAPSVTGPIQDLHLVEIGLVVMMYPPLAKADYGQLRAVFSNWRVLGLSLVQNWLIGPTLMFGLAVFFFSGLVPGLPARPEYFLGLVFIGMARCIAMVLVWNELAEGSTEYVTGLVAFNSLFQILTYGVYVWFFGLVLPPLLGMDALVAGITTFDVTPAQVFGAIVVFLGIPFLGGFLTRYVGTRAKSEQWYDEEFVPRIDPLTLVALLFTVVVMFATQGETIVATPGDVLLIAVPLTIYFVVMFLVSFGMGRGIGADYSTTTAIGFTAASNNFELAIAVGVAVFGVGSGVAFATVVGPLIEVPVLLALVNVALYFQDRYDWSARGAAADGTATTD
- a CDS encoding ArsC family transcriptional regulator, encoding MTTTVAFVCVQNAGRSQMSAAFAERERERRDLDVEIITGGTEPADHVHDEVVATMADAGFDLSDRTPREIPLDELRACDYVATMGCSTLDVDEVRDDVDVRDWALTDPDGKDPAAVRVIRDEIAERVRVLFDEVARATETRSHGERSE
- a CDS encoding endoribonuclease L-PSP, whose amino-acid sequence is MKRIIDTPDAPAAVGAYSQATTDGDLVFTAGQIPMTPEGDLLDDEAIAVQTRQSLENVKAILEDEGLTMQDVLKVSVFMDDMQDFDEMNDAYKEYFQDNPPARSAVEVANLPKGAGVEIEAIATQN
- a CDS encoding ArsR family transcriptional regulator; translation: MAQATDRLRRYLDDELEECRSEDVEQRLDELGTLEAALGSGRVEAELDVLSALANETRYTLVRVLVAAGEELCVCELNAVVDVTESGLSHALSALVDAGLVEGRKDGRWKKYRATNRAVALVTVLEGSVGE
- a CDS encoding multidrug transporter MATE; translation: MAEQTLRTLMRTVDVVVTAAISPAAVVAVGLADLYARFPLRVGLGLGGGAISLSSQDTGRGATVTRDEAITQAILLGALAGLPFAAFGLLFGPAAIRLLGADPTVVDLGGTYLAVVLLTAPARHIALIAARSLQGTGDTRTPMYVNAVANVGNIVGSFGLGLGYFGLPELGVLGVGAATASANVFTAVVLLAAIASRHTAAGFSRPQSTVITRQLLVVSAPKAAEGLSSALAEFPFNALLLGFGTNVNAAFQIGRRVYQQVTGPLSRGYSVAANVVVGQSLGEGDPDRARYDGWAVAALGLLTVGTVGLLLAYFARPLVMLLDDTPEVVRYGVWFARAYGLSAPFLVVFVALSGALQGASETRVPLVARATGMFGFLLGFSYLAGVVLGWGVTGAYWGVALANVWMAVVVTAGFHRGDWASRAAAMMAERVDS
- a CDS encoding chemotaxis protein CheY, with the translated sequence MTENTTTVLHVDDDPQFRELARTYLERSNSSLSVLSEPSAGDALERIQERAVDCVVSDYEMGDTDGLEFLELVREESVALPFILFTGKGSEEIAAKAVNAGVDAYHQKKVGTGQYAVLARHVHTLVEKYRAEQRLDYLERQKHIVDGGVSVADDYSTDERAESTSMAVVRAVAAREDVDPVELAPPLADVVDTDAVDALFASQSGPASGEVDSLTLTYRGYAITVDGSGQVDLEEQSAQQSGDQTISGSD
- a CDS encoding threonine dehydratase (catalyzes the formation of 2-oxobutanoate from L-threonine); this encodes MIELDDVLAARDRVADVARHTPLDYSHTFSDLTGADVHLKLECFQRTGSFKIRGATNRIRTLSDAEQAAGVVTASAGNHAQGVALAASRSGVDSKVVMPEAAPISKIKATKSYGAEVVLHGVDYDEAQAHAHELEEQEGRTYVHAFDDEYIMAGQGTLGLEIVDDLPDLDTVVVPIGGGGLISGIATAVKAHDPDVRVVGVQAEGASTVARSLDKGGPQSVDSVDTIADGIAVRRVGERTFPVIRKRVDEVVTVSDDEIATALVLLLERGKTLVEGAGATPLAAVLEDTFDYEEGETIVPALCGGNIDLNLLTTVIMRGLVDQGRYVKVRTVLKDRPGSLNDLLDVVADERVNIYAIQHDRTNRDIAMNATEVELDLETRGPEHVDGLLDRIREEGFEVTVLNGPRPQN